The window AGGATAAGAGCACATTGCTAATTCCCAATGAATgtggggacattagcaaaacctttatatatatatatatatatatatatatatatatatatatatatatatatatatatatatgaccggTTCAGATCAATGATAGGTCACCCCATGTGCAATTGAAAAGGATAAGAGCACATTGCTAATTCCCAATGAATGTGTGGACATTAGCAAAacctttatacacacacacacacacacacacacacacacacacacacacacacacagggagagagagagagagaggttgtgcTGTTGTTCGATAAACAAGAGTGGATTTCATTACTGCAATTCAGTCCAAAATTCGCTTCCCCTTTACTACTTAGTAGGAAGACATCATAGGTAACATCCCATTCTCACACAAACACAGGTTACATTTCGGCACCCCAAAACCATGTGGATTTGCAGCTGTTTAAATCATAAAGAACTGACAGGTTGAGACTCGAGAGAATATCAACTACAGATATCACACCAGTTCACTGTCAAAAAAATTCCACAGATAGTAGGCCTCAcctgccatccatccattcagtCACCCACCTTGCTCCCAGCCCAAGCCAGAAAGCTCTCCTGCGATCCAAACTCCTACAAACACATTGCGGAAGTCCATCGTCATCATCATTCAACAACTTCAAACCTTGAGAAAGAAAATATAGACAGTAAAACGACATACAAGCTGGCTCAATCGAAATTCTGGAGGAGTATCGAGTTCGATATTTGTATTATCATAATGACTCAACTTTTGGCACTCTTCTAAATCCTTCTTGAGATCTTCGGCACCAATGTGAGCATAATCTGATAGACGAGGCATATCCTTTCTTGGTTCGCCACCCCCACATGAAGATTGGCTTTGAAGGAGCTCATCGCAAAGAGAGAGACCTTCCACAAGCTGCTGAGAATCTAACAAGAACTGCGATTCTCCTTCCCACCATTTCGGATCTTCTGTTGGCTGGTTTTCATGATAATCACATTTTTCCTCCTCCCATTCAGGTTGTGCACCACTTTCTTGATGCTCGATCTCATTGTATTCTATCACCTACATTGTTAACTCAGGCAAATCATTAGATCATTCAAATATCAGCATCCCCAAATAACTTTATAACACAAATGTGAAGGCTACTCAAGAGTCAAACAGCCTACGCTCCCTGCACATAGCTGGACATTTATATTCATACAGGTTGTTCATCAGGTTGGCCGTACCATGAACAGTCTGTGGCCCCAAAACAAACAGACCAGTATCATCAACACATGGGTCACATGTACGAAAGAATAAAGTCTATTAAAAAGAATTCAAATGTACATGGACAGACCTGATTTGCAGGCCACAACATGTACACAGTGGAGCAAATTGATGAACTGTTTGGACAATAGATggatgccacattggcacatgtaagCTTAGATATAAAACTCactgacttgactcgaaactcgactgagtcaactcagcccaACAACATTTCAAGCTGGGTATCTAAGAAACTCGGTCATGAGCTTGACTTGGTCCAGACTCATCGAGTTGGCTCAACAACTCTGCCATCTCGATGCAACTTGGTATGACTGGAACCAATTAGCAGCCTCTTTGTAATAAAAACAAAATGTAGCCAATAAGATTCAAACATGCGACGTTGCCGTTGGAGTTACCAGCATTCTACAAAATTAAGTACTGATTCTCTTtggatattttatatatttatatattctgATAATTGTAAATGTTTATTCATACTCCTAATATTCTTCATGAATATATTATGATATCGAATCGAGTCAATTTAAGACTCATTTGAGTCTTCAAGTGAACCCAACCCGACTGAACATCAagcaagttttcaggtttttgaactatgcaTGCAAGGAGAGCAGGATCCAGAATCCTGATCCGGCCAGCACCATTAGTAAGGCTTGCCCactataaatatcagattgattttaAGTAGAGAGATTACTGATACTTGGGCGGAGCGTTCATTGCAGGCATACATCGGTTCATGCCCTAAACCACAATCAGGATGCTGCTTTTCAGAACGAGGAGGTTCAGGTGTCATAGATTTCGGCGTAACAGGGTCAACTTTTGGAATCACAGCTTCTGGGATATCAACAGGCATGGCTTCCATCACGTCAAGAGGCAGCTCTTGCTCATTCCTATCGCTCGGCTTTGACTGCTGTTGATAAAATACTTTTGAAACAACAAATTCCCCATCCTTTTCCTCCTCTCCGGTGCCAATGTGGTATTGGTGCATCACCCAGTTAGTTTTCTCGGCTTTTCCACCCCTCGCTGTGTTCATATACAAAACCATTATCTTCTTGCATCCTTTGTGTATTCCATCAACAATTACAGGTTTAGTCTTGCCAGTCTTATGCCAACGGACGTCCCCAAAGTCATCATTCTGCACCTTTCGACGCTTCCTAGTTCCAGTGTTATACGCCTTGAATGTTCTATGGAAGAAGTGGGACACATTTCCGTCCTCCTTAACTCCTAAAAGCATACGTTTTGGCAGAAGTTAGTAGAAAAGCAGAGGAGGAAGAAGACTGAGAGAAGGCAATGTGCATTCCCCTTGGAACACTATATTTTGTGCCAACAGTTCCCAGCCATCGATCGATGGTGCAGATACGCATTTGCACATTCAAAGTGGGATGAGAAGGGAATCCCACTTTTGAGTGTGCATAGAGATTCCACACCATGAATGGAAAGTGGGTAGGCAGTCTAAATAATCGCCTCTGTACTGATCAGCAAGTAGGGTCATTGTAGATTCTGAGGTGGGATACCTGGCAGCTTCCGTGGATGGCTACAACAGATTCCGCCATCTTCATCAACGGTTGGGATGaattcgtcaataaaaggatgggcttTAACATCCCCCACACCAGCTTTTGCAAGTAAATGCCAAAGAAGCTCTTGATCAGATGGATCAAATTTCACACCTCGAGGTAAACCTGGCCACTCTTGCAAGACCTGAAAACAAAATGGTTCCAGATAAACAAAATATCCAAAGACGCTCAGGTTTTCTTCGTATACCAGATAAGAGTTtcagctaatcatgcattttgaATATGGAACTGGAAATTGGGTTTGAGCACATAGGTTAATTTGACGGTGCTATTGCAACCTTGAACTTTCAGGTTCAAACCTAGCTTACAAATGAAAAATAAGaatgaatgatatatatatatatatatatatatatatatatatatatatatatatatatatatatatatatatatatatatatataaggaacaCGACTATGTTATAACTGATATTCAAATTCACATGGAGCCAAAACAACGTGAAATGCAAAATGTGTCTGAAATCAATTGCACTTTAACAGTGAAGAACCCTGATAGGCACAACCTTAGTTCAAAAATGATagtgatatgtgtgtgtgtgtgtgtgtgtgtggaaaaggtactaggaggtcgagctctgtgggccccaccgtgatgtgtgacagacatccatcccattaatccgattcacccttccatggtgagccatgggcctaaaaatcaggtcaatccattactagggttgggccacaccacggacAACAATTGAGAGTCGATGCCACCCATTGAGACCTTCCTGGTTGTATATAGGACCCAGTGAtatgtggtttagacatccagcccatccattgtgtgtcccacttggatgaggggtcacaccaaattttagtCCATGCCAAAACTCGGTGAtacccaccaagtgcttttggaTGTTTTAGGCAtcatttcaatggtgtggcccacctgagttacagATATAGgcacatcccataacctagaagggacctaccaaatgcacaacGTGGATGTGTagcaccatctctctctctctctctctctctctctctctctctctctctctctctctctctctctctctctctctctctctctctctctctctctctcacacacacacacacacacacacacacacacaatcgcGCACGTGAGGATCGCCTTGAGCAAAAATTAGCCACATCCACtttacaagtggaccacacttgtaattTTCTATTTATCAACGGCTAGaaattgtttcttatgatgtggtctacCCAATGAGCAGTGCTGATTTTTTAACTAGGCGatcctcatggatgggccaaccTATTCAAGGGGTTGGATTTTACATGCTCTTAACTGGTTGCAAGTTATTAGCTGGGTGAACTATAACTAGTGGTCCAACAGGTTGGACTTGAGAgttactctgtgtgtgtgtgtgtgtgtgtgtgtgtgtgcagatTCATATACACATACATGTTTGTGTGTGCGTGCACGCGCATGGGTTTGGAGGGGGGGAGGgggaatggtactatgaggtcaagctctgtggacctcaccatgatgtgtgagggacatccatcccattaattaGATGCATCCTTCCATGGTGAGCCACGGATCtaaaaatcagaccgatccatgacctaggtggcccacaccacaaacaacagttgagagtggatgcctgCCCATTGAAACCTCTGTAATTGTGTGTAGGGCctactgagatgtggtttagacatctaacccatccattgtgtgtctcacttggatgagaggtcaccAAATTTCAAACCATTCCAAaactacggtgggccccaccaagtgcttttagatgttttaggcatgatttcccaTGGTTTCAGATAGCATGGCCTGCCTCGGTTTCagataaggctgatatttggcCTATCCCACAACCTAgaag of the Magnolia sinica isolate HGM2019 chromosome 7, MsV1, whole genome shotgun sequence genome contains:
- the LOC131251409 gene encoding SUPPRESSOR OF GAMMA RESPONSE 1 isoform X1; translation: MAGPSWLVDSKRIATKIKSASETSDPQRVKWKSNPTRACPNCKHIIDNSDVLQEWPGLPRGVKFDPSDQELLWHLLAKAGVGDVKAHPFIDEFIPTVDEDGGICCSHPRKLPGVKEDGNVSHFFHRTFKAYNTGTRKRRKVQNDDFGDVRWHKTGKTKPVIVDGIHKGCKKIMVLYMNTARGGKAEKTNWVMHQYHIGTGEEEKDGEFVVSKVFYQQQSKPSDRNEQELPLDVMEAMPVDIPEAVIPKVDPVTPKSMTPEPPRSEKQHPDCGLGHEPMYACNERSAQVSVIEYNEIEHQESGAQPEWEEEKCDYHENQPTEDPKWWEGESQFLLDSQQLVEGLSLCDELLQSQSSCGGGEPRKDMPRLSDYAHIGAEDLKKDLEECQKLSHYDNTNIELDTPPEFRLSQLEFGSQESFLAWAGSKVGD
- the LOC131251409 gene encoding SUPPRESSOR OF GAMMA RESPONSE 1 isoform X2 is translated as MAGPSWLVDSKRIATKIKSASETSDPQRVKWKSNPTRACPNCKHIIDNSDVLQEWPGLPRGVKFDPSDQELLWHLLAKAGVGDVKAHPFIDEFIPTVDEDGGICCSHPRKLPGVKEDGNVSHFFHRTFKAYNTGTRKRRKVQNDDFGDVRWHKTGKTKPVIVDGIHKGCKKIMVLYMNTARGGKAEKTNWVMHQYHIGTGEEEKDGEFVVSKVFYQQQSKPSDRNEQELPLDVMEAMPVDIPEAVIPKVDPVTPKSMTPEPPRSEKQHPDCGLGHEPMYACNERSAQVIEYNEIEHQESGAQPEWEEEKCDYHENQPTEDPKWWEGESQFLLDSQQLVEGLSLCDELLQSQSSCGGGEPRKDMPRLSDYAHIGAEDLKKDLEECQKLSHYDNTNIELDTPPEFRLSQLEFGSQESFLAWAGSKVGD